A stretch of Sinimarinibacterium sp. NLF-5-8 DNA encodes these proteins:
- a CDS encoding TM2 domain-containing protein: MPTVIANPDANAPKSHSLIIGYALWIFGFMGAHRFYYGRQLSGILWFFTLGLLFIGWIVDLFLIPGMDRDADQRYKLGSVNYSVAWLLLTFVGIFGIHRFYQGKWITGLLYLFTGGLFLIGVLYDFCTLNEQIDTRNRS, translated from the coding sequence ATGCCGACCGTTATTGCCAACCCCGACGCCAACGCCCCCAAATCGCACAGTCTGATCATTGGCTATGCGCTGTGGATCTTCGGATTCATGGGCGCGCACCGCTTTTACTATGGTCGCCAGCTCAGCGGCATCCTCTGGTTTTTTACCCTGGGACTGCTGTTCATTGGCTGGATCGTCGATCTGTTTTTAATCCCCGGCATGGATCGTGACGCCGATCAGCGCTACAAGCTCGGCAGCGTCAATTACTCGGTGGCGTGGCTGCTGCTGACGTTTGTTGGCATCTTTGGCATTCACCGCTTTTACCAGGGCAAATGGATCACCGGTCTGCTGTACCTGTTCACCGGCGGGCTGTTTTTGATCGGCGTGCTCTACGACTTCTGCACGCTCAATGAGCAGATCGACACGCGCAATCGCAGCTAA
- the fumC gene encoding class II fumarate hydratase: protein MSIRIERDSMGEIEVPAKQLWGAQTQRSRLNFAISSEHQPPELIHALAQVKRAAAQVNGALGKLDAQKQQAIIAAADEVLAGQHSGEFPLVVWQTGSGTQTNMNVNEVIANRASELMGGARGEGRLVHPNDDVNRSQSSNDTFPTAMNIAAVAGITHKLLPALQTLRETLVAKAHAFDGIVKIGRTHLQDATPLTLGQEISGWAAQLAHGEAHIRAALPHLCELALGGTAVGTGLNTPKGYAEAVAAELARITGLPLVTAPSKFEALAGCDALVHAHGALKTLAASLFKIANDVRWLASGPRSGIGELQIPENEPGSSIMPGKVNPTQCEAMTMLCAQVMGNDVAINIGGASGNFELNVFRPMIAYNFLQSLRLLADGMNSFNEHCAVGIQPNRARIHELVQRSLMLVTALNTHIGYDKAAEIAKKAHHDGSTLREAALALGHLTAEQFDQWVVPEQMVGR from the coding sequence ATGAGCATCAGAATCGAACGCGACAGCATGGGTGAAATTGAGGTTCCCGCCAAACAACTCTGGGGCGCGCAAACCCAGCGCTCCAGGCTCAATTTTGCGATCTCCAGCGAGCACCAGCCGCCGGAACTGATTCACGCGCTGGCACAGGTCAAGCGTGCGGCGGCGCAGGTCAACGGCGCACTGGGCAAGCTCGATGCGCAAAAACAGCAGGCCATCATTGCCGCCGCCGATGAAGTGCTGGCAGGCCAACACAGCGGCGAGTTTCCGCTGGTGGTGTGGCAAACCGGCTCCGGCACCCAAACCAATATGAATGTGAATGAAGTCATCGCCAACCGCGCCAGCGAACTCATGGGCGGCGCGCGCGGGGAAGGGCGACTGGTGCATCCCAACGATGACGTCAATCGCAGCCAGTCCAGCAACGACACCTTTCCCACGGCGATGAACATCGCCGCCGTCGCTGGCATCACCCACAAACTGCTCCCGGCGCTGCAAACCCTGCGCGAAACCTTGGTCGCCAAAGCGCACGCGTTTGACGGCATCGTCAAAATTGGCCGCACCCACCTGCAAGACGCCACCCCGCTGACGCTGGGGCAAGAAATCTCCGGCTGGGCCGCGCAACTCGCGCACGGCGAAGCGCATATTCGAGCCGCCCTGCCGCATTTGTGTGAACTGGCACTGGGCGGCACCGCCGTCGGCACCGGCCTCAACACCCCCAAAGGCTACGCCGAGGCCGTGGCCGCAGAACTTGCGCGCATCACCGGTCTGCCGCTGGTGACGGCACCGAGCAAGTTTGAAGCGCTGGCCGGTTGCGATGCCCTGGTACACGCCCACGGCGCGCTCAAAACCCTGGCTGCCAGCCTGTTCAAGATTGCCAACGACGTGCGCTGGCTTGCCAGCGGCCCGCGCAGCGGCATTGGCGAGTTGCAAATCCCCGAAAACGAACCGGGCTCGTCGATCATGCCGGGCAAGGTCAACCCCACGCAGTGCGAAGCGATGACGATGCTGTGCGCGCAGGTCATGGGCAACGATGTGGCCATCAACATCGGCGGCGCCTCCGGCAATTTTGAGTTGAACGTGTTTCGCCCGATGATTGCCTACAACTTTTTGCAAAGCTTGCGCCTGCTGGCCGACGGCATGAACAGCTTCAACGAACACTGCGCCGTGGGGATCCAGCCCAACCGCGCGCGCATCCATGAACTGGTGCAACGCTCACTGATGCTGGTGACCGCACTCAACACCCACATCGGCTACGACAAAGCCGCCGAAATCGCCAAAAAAGCCCATCACGACGGCAGCACCCTGCGCGAAGCGGCGCTGGCATTGGGGCATTTGACCGCCGAGCAGTTTGACCAATGGGTGGTGCCAGAACAGATGGTCGGGCGCTGA
- a CDS encoding D-amino acid dehydrogenase has product MNIIVLGAGVIGVTSAWYLHQAGHHVTVVERNLEAASETSFANGGQISVCHSQPWAQPGALPALIKSLRTPLAPLRWRAHSDADFWQWCARFAQQCTRAHSQQNMARLIELGLHSRTELQHLRAQLKLDYQQRSCGILHLYSQRQSLQAGRAAAEQMTALGCPRRALSRNELIALEPALIHAPNLLGGTFTPDDESGDARAFTRALAAELHRRGVVFHYGHTVTALRARGNKIQHIEARNAHGQPQQWQPDAVVIAAGCASPALVRPLGLRLWIQPAKGYSLTVPVKASTLGYQRSLIDDEAKLVFSRFGDHLRIAGTGELCGFDLSLDPRRCEQLRARLRYWFGDIADDSAAQAWCGLRPATPSNVPYLGASAYANLWLNCGHGTLGWTLACGSAQVLSDLINGKRAQVSWVQ; this is encoded by the coding sequence ATGAACATCATCGTGCTCGGCGCCGGCGTCATTGGCGTCACCAGTGCCTGGTATCTGCACCAGGCCGGGCACCACGTCACCGTTGTGGAACGCAACCTTGAAGCGGCCAGCGAAACCAGTTTTGCCAACGGCGGACAAATCTCGGTTTGTCACAGCCAGCCGTGGGCGCAGCCCGGCGCCCTGCCCGCACTGATCAAAAGCCTGCGCACACCGCTGGCGCCCTTACGCTGGCGCGCGCACAGCGATGCTGATTTTTGGCAGTGGTGCGCGCGCTTTGCCCAGCAATGCACGCGCGCGCACAGCCAGCAAAACATGGCCAGGCTGATCGAACTCGGCCTGCACAGCCGCACTGAACTGCAACACCTGCGCGCGCAATTGAAGCTGGATTATCAGCAGCGTTCATGCGGGATTTTGCACCTCTACAGCCAGCGCCAAAGCCTGCAAGCCGGACGCGCCGCCGCCGAACAAATGACGGCACTGGGCTGCCCACGGCGCGCGCTCAGCCGTAATGAATTGATCGCGCTTGAACCGGCTTTAATCCACGCCCCGAACCTGCTCGGCGGCACTTTCACGCCTGATGATGAAAGCGGCGACGCGCGCGCCTTTACCCGCGCGCTGGCCGCTGAGCTGCACCGGCGCGGCGTGGTGTTTCACTACGGCCACACCGTCACCGCCCTGCGTGCGCGCGGCAACAAAATCCAGCACATCGAAGCCCGCAACGCGCACGGACAACCGCAGCAATGGCAGCCCGACGCCGTGGTGATCGCCGCGGGCTGCGCCAGCCCCGCGCTGGTTCGTCCGCTGGGACTGCGGCTGTGGATTCAACCGGCCAAGGGCTATTCGCTCACGGTGCCGGTCAAGGCCAGCACCCTGGGTTATCAGCGCTCGCTGATCGACGATGAAGCCAAGCTGGTGTTTTCACGCTTTGGCGATCATTTGCGCATCGCCGGTACCGGTGAGCTGTGCGGCTTTGATCTATCACTCGACCCCCGCCGCTGCGAACAACTGCGCGCGCGCCTGCGCTATTGGTTTGGCGACATTGCCGACGACTCCGCCGCCCAAGCCTGGTGCGGCCTGCGCCCCGCCACCCCGTCCAACGTCCCCTACCTGGGCGCCAGCGCCTACGCAAACCTCTGGCTCAACTGCGGCCACGGCACCCTGGGCTGGACCCTGGCCTGCGGATCGGCTCAGGTTTTAAGCGATTTGATCAACGGCAAGCGCGCGCAGGTGAGCTGGGTGCAATAA
- a CDS encoding YggS family pyridoxal phosphate-dependent enzyme has product MTDSAVEALSGQPSPVLQHAQHGRWQTAQTVEDFAHNLAAVNARMAAACARAGREASSVRLLPVSKTVDVARVRLAVAAGCTFLGENKVQEAQHKWEAMQDLRDLRWSVIGHLQTNKAKFVARFASEFQALDSLRVAEILDRRLQAEGRALDVFVQVNTSNEPSKFGLAPEDVESFIQQLPQFSALRVRGLMTLAIFSDDVPRVRACFVRLRELRERLRQSAPAGVDLTELSMGMSGDFEVAIEEGATVVRVGQAIFGARAVPDSHYWPAGNTP; this is encoded by the coding sequence GTGACTGATTCCGCTGTGGAGGCCCTCTCTGGCCAGCCATCCCCCGTGTTGCAGCATGCCCAGCATGGCCGCTGGCAGACCGCGCAAACGGTTGAGGATTTTGCGCACAACCTGGCGGCGGTGAACGCGCGCATGGCTGCGGCGTGTGCGCGCGCCGGGCGCGAGGCGTCCAGCGTGCGCTTGCTGCCGGTGAGCAAAACCGTGGATGTGGCGCGGGTGCGCCTGGCGGTGGCCGCAGGCTGCACCTTCTTGGGCGAAAACAAGGTGCAGGAAGCCCAGCACAAATGGGAGGCGATGCAGGACCTACGCGATTTGCGCTGGTCGGTGATCGGCCATTTGCAAACCAATAAAGCCAAGTTTGTTGCGCGCTTTGCCAGCGAGTTTCAGGCGCTGGACAGCCTGCGCGTGGCCGAGATTCTGGATCGCCGCCTGCAAGCCGAAGGCCGCGCGCTGGATGTGTTTGTGCAGGTCAATACCTCCAATGAGCCGAGCAAGTTTGGACTGGCGCCGGAAGATGTGGAGAGTTTTATCCAACAACTGCCGCAGTTTTCGGCGCTGCGCGTGCGCGGGCTGATGACGCTGGCGATTTTTTCTGACGATGTGCCGCGCGTGCGCGCCTGCTTTGTGCGCCTGCGCGAGCTGCGTGAACGGCTGCGCCAAAGTGCGCCAGCGGGCGTGGATTTAACCGAGCTTTCCATGGGCATGTCGGGTGACTTTGAAGTGGCGATTGAAGAAGGCGCCACCGTGGTGCGCGTCGGGCAGGCCATTTTTGGCGCGCGCGCGGTGCCGGATAGCCACTACTGGCCGGCGGGTAACACGCCATGA
- a CDS encoding ion transporter — protein sequence MPQNPTPTAARARIGPLDWLMLLLALVSVGLLLWETFWQLPAETTELIIRTDLTICGIFAVEFVWRWSRAGWGWGFVGRNWYEIIGMIPFSQPALRGFRLFRVVRIVVMVSRFGRAADRAMGDEFFYRLVNRFSGGIIDAIKAPITAAVLEQAAIVMAKGQYTSTIARTLEDREGELGAMIAQKLREDPQTGRLSKLPFYEDILQAVARTAFRVVMDVMKDPRTDAVVADMLRENVLQLRTAVIQRQAEQQHHEKRPPKIS from the coding sequence ATGCCACAAAACCCTACTCCCACTGCCGCGCGCGCGCGCATCGGCCCCCTCGACTGGCTGATGCTGCTTCTGGCGCTGGTTTCCGTCGGCCTGTTGCTCTGGGAAACCTTTTGGCAACTGCCCGCCGAAACCACCGAACTGATCATCCGCACCGATCTGACCATCTGCGGCATCTTTGCCGTGGAGTTTGTCTGGCGCTGGTCGCGCGCGGGTTGGGGCTGGGGTTTTGTCGGCCGCAACTGGTACGAAATCATCGGCATGATTCCGTTTTCGCAGCCCGCGCTGCGCGGTTTTCGCCTGTTTCGGGTCGTGCGCATCGTCGTCATGGTGTCGCGCTTTGGCCGCGCCGCCGACCGCGCGATGGGCGATGAGTTTTTCTACCGCCTGGTCAATCGCTTTTCCGGCGGCATCATCGACGCCATCAAAGCCCCGATCACCGCCGCCGTGCTGGAACAGGCCGCCATCGTCATGGCCAAGGGTCAATACACCAGCACCATCGCGCGCACGCTGGAAGACCGCGAAGGCGAACTCGGCGCGATGATTGCGCAAAAGCTGCGCGAAGACCCGCAAACCGGACGCCTGTCCAAACTGCCGTTTTATGAAGACATTCTTCAAGCCGTGGCGCGCACCGCGTTTCGCGTGGTCATGGATGTGATGAAAGACCCGCGTACCGACGCCGTGGTGGCCGACATGCTGCGCGAAAACGTCCTGCAACTGCGCACCGCCGTCATTCAGCGGCAGGCCGAACAGCAACACCACGAAAAGCGCCCGCCCAAAATCTCCTAA
- the pdxK gene encoding pyridoxine/pyridoxal/pyridoxamine kinase: MSMPAEVYTGAPLPIDVVSIQSQVIYGGVGNNAAVPTLQAHGLTVAAVPTVLLSNTPHYPSLYGGAIPLDWLRGYLQALRERGGLRTLRAVLMGYLGGAEQVDALTEWLDQLHAEQPQVPVVIDPVIGDHDSGVYVDPAMIRHYREQLLPHAHGLTPNGFELGCLSGLSVENLDQVVIAARSIMGPRAQWVVVTSAAPAHCDFNRIQVAVVTPDEVHIVRHAKVARAPKGTGDLFSAELTARLLEGQPLLPAVRQACRRVMSTIRNSNAVGSGELLLRRKKV; this comes from the coding sequence ATGAGCATGCCTGCCGAGGTTTACACCGGCGCGCCGCTGCCGATTGATGTGGTCAGCATCCAGTCGCAAGTCATCTATGGTGGTGTTGGCAACAACGCGGCGGTGCCGACGCTGCAAGCGCATGGCTTGACGGTGGCCGCCGTGCCCACGGTGCTGCTCTCCAACACGCCGCATTACCCCTCGCTTTACGGCGGTGCAATTCCGCTGGACTGGCTGCGCGGCTACCTGCAAGCCCTGCGTGAGCGCGGTGGCCTGCGCACCTTGCGCGCGGTGTTGATGGGCTATCTGGGCGGCGCTGAACAAGTCGATGCGCTGACCGAGTGGCTGGATCAGCTGCACGCCGAACAGCCGCAAGTGCCGGTGGTGATCGACCCCGTGATTGGCGATCACGACAGCGGTGTTTATGTTGACCCGGCAATGATCCGCCACTACCGCGAACAGCTTTTGCCGCACGCTCACGGCCTCACCCCCAATGGTTTTGAGCTGGGCTGTTTGAGCGGCCTGTCGGTGGAAAATCTGGATCAGGTCGTCATCGCCGCGCGCAGCATCATGGGGCCGCGCGCGCAGTGGGTGGTGGTGACCAGCGCTGCGCCCGCGCACTGCGATTTCAACCGCATTCAGGTGGCAGTGGTCACGCCTGACGAAGTGCATATTGTCCGTCACGCCAAGGTCGCGCGCGCGCCCAAAGGCACGGGCGATTTGTTCAGCGCCGAACTCACCGCGCGCCTGCTCGAAGGCCAGCCGCTGTTGCCCGCCGTGCGCCAGGCCTGCCGCCGGGTGATGAGCACGATTCGCAACAGCAATGCCGTGGGTTCGGGTGAGCTGCTGCTACGGCGCAAGAAGGTGTGA
- a CDS encoding class I SAM-dependent methyltransferase, with protein sequence MSFYDRHILPHLLDCACGMGQVMKARAQIVPRARGKVLELGIGSGLNLQFYDPQKVTAIFGVDPSAELQRKARARAQNIAIAVETVPLVIEQIDAEDASYDTVLCTFTLCTIPDPVPAIQELRRVLKPGGEFLFCEHGIAPDAHIHRWQDRLNPLWKPLAGGCNLNRDIPELIRAGGFNIVELKQGYLPGPKPMTYVYSGVATAI encoded by the coding sequence ATGAGTTTTTATGATCGCCACATCCTGCCGCACCTGCTCGACTGCGCCTGCGGCATGGGACAAGTGATGAAAGCGCGCGCGCAGATCGTGCCACGCGCGCGCGGCAAGGTGCTGGAGCTGGGGATTGGCAGCGGGCTCAATCTGCAGTTTTACGATCCGCAAAAAGTCACGGCGATTTTTGGCGTAGACCCCAGCGCCGAGCTGCAACGCAAAGCCCGCGCGCGCGCGCAAAACATCGCCATTGCGGTGGAAACCGTGCCGCTGGTGATCGAACAAATCGACGCCGAAGACGCCAGCTATGACACCGTGCTGTGCACCTTTACGCTGTGCACGATTCCCGACCCAGTGCCTGCGATTCAGGAACTGCGCCGCGTGCTCAAGCCCGGCGGTGAGTTTTTGTTTTGCGAGCACGGCATCGCCCCCGATGCCCACATCCACCGTTGGCAGGATCGCCTCAATCCGCTGTGGAAACCGCTGGCCGGCGGCTGCAATTTAAACCGCGATATTCCTGAGCTGATCCGCGCGGGCGGCTTCAACATTGTTGAGTTAAAACAAGGCTATCTGCCCGGCCCCAAGCCCATGACGTATGTGTATTCTGGCGTTGCCACCGCCATCTGA
- the dinB gene encoding DNA polymerase IV has product MRKIIHVDMDAFYASVEQRDDPLLRGKPVVVAWNSARSVVCAASYEARQFGVHSAMAAMRAQRLCPHAIFVPPDFARYRAVSRQVRAIFARYTDLIEPLSLDEAYLDVSDNRARLPSATATAAAIRAAIFAELHLTASAGIAPNKFLAKIASDWRKPNGQFVIRPAQVLGFLQDLPVARLPGVGKVTHDKLRQMGIRSVGDLRLREASELERRFGRYGLRLALLAQGIDEQPVQADRPTQSISSEDTFSEDLRRDELVPELLAMADKTWQAAEKYGHMGRTVVLKLKTTDFRTLTRSITPPLPPKDAEQLRALALQLLARVALDPQQRYRLVGVGLSNFVEGDGLQASLFSKDEAGF; this is encoded by the coding sequence ATGCGCAAGATTATTCACGTTGATATGGATGCGTTTTACGCCTCGGTGGAGCAGCGTGATGATCCTTTGCTGCGCGGCAAGCCGGTGGTGGTGGCGTGGAACAGCGCGCGCTCGGTGGTGTGTGCGGCGTCTTATGAGGCGCGCCAGTTCGGGGTGCATTCGGCAATGGCGGCGATGCGCGCGCAGCGGTTGTGCCCCCATGCGATTTTTGTGCCGCCGGATTTTGCCCGCTACCGCGCGGTATCCCGCCAGGTGCGCGCGATTTTTGCCCGCTATACCGATTTGATCGAACCACTGTCGCTGGACGAGGCGTATCTGGATGTCAGCGACAACCGCGCGCGCCTGCCCAGCGCCACGGCAACGGCGGCGGCAATTCGTGCGGCGATTTTTGCAGAACTCCATCTCACCGCCTCAGCGGGCATCGCGCCGAACAAGTTTTTGGCCAAAATCGCCTCGGACTGGCGCAAGCCCAACGGCCAGTTTGTGATTCGTCCGGCGCAGGTCTTGGGTTTTTTGCAGGACTTGCCAGTGGCGCGCCTGCCCGGCGTGGGCAAGGTGACGCACGACAAGCTGCGGCAGATGGGCATTCGCAGCGTCGGCGATTTGCGTCTGCGCGAGGCCAGCGAACTGGAGCGCCGCTTCGGTCGCTATGGTCTGCGTTTGGCGCTGCTGGCGCAGGGTATTGACGAGCAGCCAGTGCAGGCCGATCGCCCCACCCAGTCGATTTCTTCAGAGGACACTTTCAGCGAGGATTTGCGCCGGGATGAGCTGGTGCCGGAGCTGCTGGCAATGGCGGATAAAACCTGGCAGGCCGCCGAAAAATACGGCCATATGGGACGCACCGTAGTGCTCAAGCTCAAAACCACTGACTTTCGCACGCTTACCCGCAGCATCACGCCGCCGCTGCCACCCAAAGATGCCGAACAACTGCGCGCGCTGGCACTGCAATTGCTGGCGCGCGTGGCGCTTGATCCGCAGCAGCGTTATCGGCTGGTGGGCGTGGGTTTGAGCAATTTTGTCGAAGGTGACGGCTTGCAGGCGTCGCTGTTCAGCAAAGATGAGGCCGGGTTTTAG
- the ahpC gene encoding alkyl hydroperoxide reductase subunit C, with translation MSLINTQVQPFKTQAFHNGKFIEVTEQSLKGKWSVVIFMPAAFTFNCPTEVEDAAEHYAEFQKAGAEVYVVTTDTHFSHKVWHETSPAVGKAKFPLVGDPTHQLTRAFGVHIEEEGLALRGTFVINPEGQIKTLEIHSNEIARDVGETLRKLKAAQYTAAHPGEVCPAKWKEGNQTIAPSLDLVGKI, from the coding sequence ATGTCGTTAATCAACACCCAAGTTCAACCGTTCAAAACCCAGGCGTTTCACAACGGCAAGTTCATTGAAGTCACCGAGCAGTCCCTCAAGGGCAAATGGTCGGTGGTGATTTTCATGCCGGCCGCGTTCACGTTTAACTGCCCGACCGAAGTCGAAGACGCCGCCGAGCATTACGCCGAGTTCCAAAAAGCCGGTGCCGAGGTGTATGTGGTGACCACCGACACCCATTTTTCGCACAAGGTCTGGCACGAAACCTCGCCTGCCGTGGGCAAGGCCAAGTTCCCGCTGGTGGGCGATCCCACCCACCAACTGACCCGCGCGTTTGGTGTGCACATTGAAGAAGAAGGGCTGGCGCTGCGTGGCACCTTTGTCATCAACCCCGAAGGCCAAATCAAAACGCTGGAAATCCACTCCAACGAAATCGCCCGCGACGTGGGTGAGACCCTGCGCAAGCTCAAGGCCGCGCAGTACACCGCCGCGCATCCGGGTGAGGTTTGCCCGGCCAAGTGGAAAGAAGGTAACCAGACCATTGCGCCGTCTCTCGATCTGGTCGGCAAAATCTAA
- a CDS encoding group III truncated hemoglobin — MADPNLCTDEEIERLVHAFYADVRQDDLIGPIFNRRVDDWPHHLAKLTDFWSSVLRGSKNFSGSPMAKHSVIDGLEPALFFRWLDLFEVNCRKLPNQDLGVQAYAAAQRIARSLWFGYQIQRTPEVPAADLFEAARESFKA; from the coding sequence ATGGCAGACCCCAACCTTTGCACCGATGAAGAAATCGAGCGCCTGGTGCACGCTTTTTACGCCGATGTGCGGCAAGACGATCTCATCGGCCCGATCTTCAACCGCCGTGTGGACGACTGGCCGCACCATCTCGCCAAGCTCACCGACTTTTGGAGCTCGGTGCTGCGCGGCAGCAAAAATTTTTCCGGCAGCCCCATGGCCAAACACTCGGTCATCGACGGGCTGGAACCTGCGCTGTTTTTCCGCTGGCTGGATTTGTTTGAGGTCAACTGCCGCAAACTGCCCAATCAGGACTTGGGCGTACAAGCCTATGCCGCCGCCCAACGCATCGCCCGCAGCCTGTGGTTTGGCTACCAAATCCAGCGCACGCCCGAGGTGCCGGCAGCCGATTTGTTTGAAGCGGCGCGGGAGTCTTTCAAGGCTTGA
- a CDS encoding YdiU family protein: MTHATPHWTVDNHFAQLGADFSSPVQPTPLKNPKLIHANAELGARLGLSKADLHSDQWRAILAGNAPLPGGAPVAAIYGGHQFGHWAGQLGDGRAILLGQLRAPDGQSWDLQLKGAGMTPYSRFADGRAVIRSSVREYLAGEALHHLGIPTTRALSLITADDEIHRETFERAAVICRVAPSHVRFGNFEWFYSQNQPAQLRALADYVIHHFYPELTNAPDRYHDWLRQVSARSARLIAHWQAVGFCHGVMNTDNMSILGLTLDYGPYGFMDAFDAAHICNHSDHNGRYAWHQQPGIGHWNCARLVQACSALLSDEPPQQVQRAQAILDHYAEVYSATMRALWLAKFGLRGDGAEDDAATEVMNGFLTLMQQNHADFTLSFRALAQVSCAENSPAPRALSDHFFDSAALGVWLQSYQALLRAEGQDDAVRAQAMNRVNPRIVLRNYLAQQVIEDVEAGNSAALTRLLDALSTPYSDDPALDAFAQVPPPEAARISVSCSS, translated from the coding sequence ATGACGCACGCAACGCCCCACTGGACGGTCGATAACCACTTTGCGCAGCTTGGTGCGGATTTTTCCAGTCCGGTGCAACCGACGCCGCTCAAAAACCCCAAGTTGATTCACGCCAACGCCGAACTCGGCGCACGCCTGGGGCTATCAAAGGCCGATCTGCACAGCGATCAATGGCGAGCGATTTTGGCCGGCAACGCGCCGCTGCCCGGCGGCGCGCCGGTGGCGGCGATTTACGGCGGCCATCAATTTGGCCATTGGGCAGGGCAGCTCGGTGATGGTCGCGCGATTTTGCTTGGGCAACTGCGCGCGCCCGACGGCCAAAGCTGGGATCTACAGCTCAAAGGCGCGGGGATGACGCCCTACTCGCGTTTTGCCGATGGCCGCGCGGTGATTCGCTCCAGCGTGCGCGAATATCTGGCCGGTGAAGCGTTGCATCATCTGGGCATCCCCACCACGCGCGCGCTGAGCCTGATCACCGCCGACGATGAAATCCACCGCGAAACCTTTGAACGTGCAGCGGTGATTTGCCGGGTTGCCCCCAGCCATGTGCGCTTTGGCAACTTCGAATGGTTTTACAGCCAAAACCAGCCCGCCCAACTGCGCGCGCTGGCCGATTATGTGATCCACCATTTTTATCCTGAGCTGACCAACGCCCCCGACCGTTACCACGACTGGCTGCGGCAAGTCAGCGCCCGCAGCGCGCGCCTGATTGCACACTGGCAGGCGGTGGGCTTTTGTCACGGCGTGATGAACACCGACAACATGTCGATTTTGGGGCTGACGCTGGACTACGGCCCGTATGGCTTTATGGATGCGTTTGACGCCGCCCACATCTGCAACCACTCCGATCACAACGGCCGCTACGCCTGGCACCAGCAGCCCGGCATTGGTCACTGGAACTGCGCGCGCTTGGTGCAAGCCTGTAGCGCCCTGCTATCGGACGAGCCGCCGCAGCAAGTGCAGCGCGCGCAGGCGATTCTGGATCACTACGCCGAGGTGTATTCGGCCACCATGCGCGCGCTGTGGCTGGCCAAGTTTGGCCTGCGCGGCGATGGTGCCGAGGACGACGCCGCCACCGAGGTGATGAACGGCTTTTTAACCCTGATGCAGCAAAACCATGCCGATTTCACCTTGAGTTTTCGCGCGCTGGCGCAGGTCAGCTGTGCCGAAAATAGCCCAGCACCGCGCGCGCTCAGTGATCACTTTTTTGATAGCGCCGCCCTTGGCGTCTGGCTGCAAAGCTACCAAGCGCTGCTGCGCGCCGAAGGTCAGGACGATGCTGTGCGCGCGCAAGCGATGAACCGCGTTAATCCACGCATCGTGCTGCGCAACTATCTGGCGCAGCAGGTCATTGAAGACGTGGAAGCCGGCAACAGCGCCGCGCTCACCCGTTTACTGGATGCCCTGTCCACGCCATACAGCGATGATCCCGCCCTGGATGCGTTTGCCCAAGTCCCACCGCCCGAGGCTGCGCGCATCAGCGTGAGCTGTTCTTCTTAA